The DNA window ATTGATATCGGAGTGCATTTGTATTGCATTAATTGGATCATTGGTCCATACATAAGCTCTTAAATTAAGACTTGAATTTCCAAATTCCAGCAATCTTACATTGACCGGATGCCGGCCCTTTTTTATCTGCTCCTCAGTTCTGTTATCGATACAACTTGGATGCTTCATGGCTTCTTCCTGAATAATTTTTGTGGCCAGCTCTATGTCACTGTCATAGCTTATTCCCACTTCTACCCAGCGACAGACCGTTTCCTCCTGAATACTGTCGTTGATGATGTATTCATTGCTAATAATGGCATTGGGAATAATTACTCTTTTGTTTTCAAAATTTAAAATGATGGTGTGCTGAAGTGTTATGTCCTCGACAATACCGTGATAGTCCGAAACGCGAATCATATCACCTACACGAAAGGGCTTAAAAATGACAATAAAAATTCCACTTATGATATTTGAAAACGAAGCCTGGGCGGCAAAACCAACCGCTGCAACCAAAATACCGGCACCGGCGAAAATTGTAACCGCAAATGTTTTAAGACTTGGAATTCTTGAAATAATCATTCCAAGTGCCATTAGCCAAATAATGAAGGATACGGCATTTTTAAAAAATGAATATTTAGTAGTATCGGCCTGAAATTTTTCCTGAGCCGTATGCATTGCCCTGTTGATCAGCCAGCGGGCTATTCTGGATACAATTATGGCTCCAAATAAAATTATACTCGTAGCTATGACATGGGTCCAAATTGGCTCCAGGCTTTTAAAGTATTCCATATATGTGTTATTCCTGCATTAATCTAATCATTGCGTATTAAATAGGGAAATGAAATAGCGAAACAAATCAGTCCCTGCTTAGCCAAAACTGCTTCACTGATTCATTATAGGATCTTCCTATTGGGATATTAATATTACCCAGACTTACCTCATTTGCTGAAATCGCATGTATTTTTGTAGAATTAACAATGTAGGAGCGATGGATTCTTATAAATGATTTTACCGGAACAATGCTCAGCACCTCCTCCATTGTCATTCGAGAAATTATTTCTCTATTTCCATTCAGGTAAAATATGACCTTCTCTCTTTTGCTTTCGATATAATTGATTTCATCTGGAAAGATCTTAAAATATCTATTCTGACTTTTTATTTCTATGGAGGAATTGTTGCTGTCTTTTTGATGAAAAGAAGCTTTCTTTAATTGCAATAATAGACGTTGAACAGTGTTGGCGAAACGCACTTTTGAATAGGGTTTTAGCAAATAATCAAATACTTCAAAATCAAAGGCTTCTATAGCATGCTCTGCGTATGCACTGCATATAACCACAAGTGGCCGATTTTTAACAATTTTCAGAAATTCCATACCCGTAATTCCCGGCAGTTGTATATCCAGAAAAATTACATCTACTTGATTTTCAATCAGAAATGATTGGGCTTTGAAAGCGTCATAAAAATGTGCTTTGCATTCTATGTTTTCGTGATCAGCAATGAAATTTCTAAATATTTCAATAGCCGGTTCTTCATCTTCAACCAGTATACATGAAATCTTATCCATTTAAATAGGGTATTCTTAAATAAGTTGTAAACTCATTGGCTTTGTCTTCCTGCACAAGCTCATAATCGTTTTCGTAAATCAAATTTAGCTGAGATCTGATATTGTCAAGGCCGATGCCTTTGGCATAACCGGTTTCATCTTTTTGATATTCAAATTTGGAGTTTCGTATTTCGAAAATTAAATGTTTATCTCCTGCATTTAAATTTATAAAAACATAACTGTCTGCTTTTTGCGCGCTGACCCCATGTTTAAAACTATTTTCTACAAAGGCGAAAAGCGTTAAAGGTGAGATATTTTTTAAGGTATTTTCCGTCCCATTAATGTCAAACTTAATTTTTAAGCGCTTGCCATAACGCATTTGTTCGAGAGAGATATAATTGTCTATTAGTTCTATTTCCTTGCTCAGTGGCATAGCTCGATTTTGACATTCATAAAGCATAAAGCGCAGAATATCGGAAACTTTTAAGAGCATTTCGGCGGCATCATCGGATTTTTTTAGTACTTCATTATAAATTCCGTTCAGCGTATTAAAGAGAAAGTGCGGATGAATCTGGGCTTTGTAAAAATTTAATTCTGCCTGTTTTTTCTCTGAGATAAGGAGTTTTTTGCGTTGATCCCAATTTCTTTTATCCAATAAATATTGAAAAGTACCAAAAGCACCAATCCCTGTAGCAATCACGAGGTATTGACTTGCTATCCTATACCAATTAAAAAAGGTAAAAGTATAATCCTGATCAAAATAATAGGGAAAAATAAAAATTGAAAAATTCAATCTGATCAATAGGCCTGTGGCGAGAATGCAGATCACGGAAAAGAGGACTTTTTTATAAATCTCTAGCTTTTCCTTTTTCAGGATGGAATAAAAAATGATGTAGGTACAAATGGCAACTAAAGGAACCCTTAGAATATTCATTAGGAATGCCCCCTTCCAAAGGCCATCGTACAAGGCAGAAATAATTGTCAGAATTACCAGATAGCAAAACCAAAAAATGAAATGCCACAACTTCATGGTTCAATATTAAAGTTTTGAATAAAGAAAATATGATTTTAATACAGATGACCTTCAGAAGCGATGAACAACTCAAATAAAAGATGAATTGCGTATGTCTCAATTGACCTATTTGTGTATAAATACTGAACTTTCTGTATCCGACCTTTTATTTTTCGTACAGACAAGATTAGATTCAGTCAAAAAAGAATTATGAGATCAATTGTACTCTTAATACTATTTAACCTTTCCAATACCGCCAACGCTCAGATTTTTGAATTGAGAAACAATGGGCCTTTATCATTGAGCAACAATGACAGCAGAAGTGCAAACTGGATTGATATTAACAATGATGGCAATCTTGATATTTTTATTACAAATGGACCAAGTTTTGGACAAAACAATCGAGTATATCTTGGCGATGGAAACGGAAATTGGAGCCTCGATTCCTCGCTACCACTCAGTTTAGATAATCAACCTTCGGATGGCGCTACCTTTGCTGACGCATTTAACAATGCGTTTTTATCCGCTTTTGTCGCTAACTGGTACAATAAAAAGAACTTATTTTATTATAGAGACAGTATAACATCTTATGTGGCGCTCAATGGTGTAGCACCGGTAAATACAAACAGTTATTCTGAGACAGGTTCTTTTGGCGATTATAACAGAGATGGTTATTTGGATTTGTATGTCAGTAACAGTTTTAATGTATTGAATAATTATCTGTACCACAACAATTGGGATGGGACTTTTACAGAAATAAATATAGGAATTCCTGTGACGGATCAATACAGTTCACGCTCGGTGAACTGGATAGATTATGACAACGATGGCGATCAGGATCTGTTTGTAAGCAATGAGAATAACGAAAAGAATAATCTTTATCGCAATGATTCCAATGGAGTATTTACGTCCATAAACACAGGCCCTTTAATTAATGATCAGTTTAATTCTATGAGTTCAAGTTGGGCTGACTATGACAATGATGGAGATTTTGATGTTTTCATCTCTAATTACGGGGCAAACAATCAATTGTATAGAAATGAAGGGAATGATTCATTTTCAATTGTAATAGACACAGTTGGCAATGATGGGGGCTTATCGTTTAGCGCATCATGGGCGGATGTGGATATGGATGGAGACCTGGATCTTTTTGTAGGGAATGCCTTTTCTTCCGGCCCGAAGCTCAATGCCTATTTTTATTTAAACAATGGAGATGGAAGTTTTACTAGAAATTCAAGCGATACCATTGCAAAACTTCAAATGTGGAATTATGGCAATGCATTTGGCGATTATGATTTGGATGGAGACCTGGATTTACTCACGGCAAATTGTCATAGTGCCTCGGAAAAAAACTATGTTTTTACTAATCTGAGTAGTCAAAATACAACGAATGCCTTTGTTGGATTTGAGTGTATTGGTACCATATCAAACCGATCTGCAATTGGAACGAAAATTAAGGTTAAAGCCAATATAAACGGTAATGCTATTTGGCAATTGAGAGAAATTTCTGCTCAAAGTAGCTATTGTGGTCAAAACATGCTGATGACACATTTTGGTTTACTGGATGCTTCAAATGTGGATAGCCTCATCGTAGAATGGACCAATGGTCTCAAAGAAGTTTATACAAATATCAATCCCAATTCCTATTATAAGATTATTGAAGGTCAGGGCATTTCGGTTATTAGTTCTTTGGCAAAACAGGAAAAAGAACAGGAACAAATAAAAGTTTATCCCAATCCGGTAAAAAATGCAATTAGCATTCAATTGAATCCGACGTTTTTTGGATATGTTGACATACAATTAATGGACTTGAATGGAAACAATTATAGAAAATGGCACTTTAAGGAAATCTCAAACTCAGGAGTAATTTCTTTGAATGTTGATATTGACAAGCCAGGAATATACTTGCTGAAAATTAATAATAATGACAATTCAGCGGTCAAAAAGTTGATTCTGGAATAGTAATTACAGTTTAACAAATAAAATTTTTGGTCAATGAAGCTTAGATAAGAAAGAAGGAAATTCTAATCAATTTAACTTTTAATTTTTGTTTGATGCGGGTTTTAATCGAGGATGCAATGATACCATTTCTCAGATCAACAAATCTTTAAAGCCATCAATGACTGTAATTTCAGGTTCAAAACCCAATTCTTCTTTCATCTTCTTATTAGAAAAATATGGCCCCCCAAGAAGCAGGGAACCTGTCAATTCTTTCTTATTGTATAACTTAAATATAGGTCGTACTTCTTTGAATCTGATTGAATAAGTCAACCATCTCAATGAAAGTAAGAAGCGTATAAGAAACACGGGCAATTTTAAGATTTTGTTTCTCTTCTGTCGAATTGGGTCTAATTCTAGAGAAATTTGCTCCAGGGATATTTTATCATCAGAGGATACATTATAGATTTTATTTGAAGTTTTTTCAGATAAGCTTGCCGTATATATTCCATTTACAACATCTTTGATATGAATAAGACTTATTCCGGAATCTCTAAAAGCAGGAGTAATAATTCGGTCTTTTTTAAGCATTAAAATTACACGATTCGTAAAAGGACTTTGATCCCCCAGGCCATAAATTTGAGCAGGTCTTATTATTACAGATTCAATTTCATCGTGCAACTCAGAATTAATGATTTTTTCTCCCTCGGCTTTGGATCGACCATAATTATCTATACCACCTATTGGGTCATTTTCAGTAATTACATCTTTGAAAGGATGAGCATATGCAGCTTCAGAACTTATGAAAACCAATCTCTTAATTTTATTTTTATTAGCTGCCTTAACTACATTCCGTGTTCCTTCAATATTGATTTGCGACATTCCTTTGGCTCTTCCAAAGTGAGGAGTGATTGCAGCACAATGAATGATGATATCTACATCTTTAGCCGCATTTGCCAGGGCGATTTTATCGAGTATGTCACCTGAAATATTTTTTATTCCGGGAATATGGGGATTGCTTCTAGAAAACCCCAGGACCTCAAAACCTTCGGTGCAAAACTTTTGAGCAAGGGCTTTGCCAACAAAACCAGAACTACCTGTTATTAAGATATTTTGATAGTCTTTCAGCTTAGTATCGTAAATATCCTTTCAAATCCTTTTTCTGGATTTTAATCCAATCTCCGGTTAATAAACCAAAGGCTCTTTTAGCTCTATTTATAAGTCCCTTGATTCCCTGGCTTTCTGAGGTTCTTTTTAAAAATCTAAACTGTCTAAATAGCCAGAGGGGATTGAAAAATTTTCTTCTTAACCAGGTAGAATGAGACTTTGACATAAATGATTCAATATATTCTTTATCAAAATCATCATATCTAATAACCGTACTATTGGCACCATCAAATTCTTCCCAGGAGCTGA is part of the Hyphobacterium sp. CCMP332 genome and encodes:
- a CDS encoding mechanosensitive ion channel family protein, whose protein sequence is MEYFKSLEPIWTHVIATSIILFGAIIVSRIARWLINRAMHTAQEKFQADTTKYSFFKNAVSFIIWLMALGMIISRIPSLKTFAVTIFAGAGILVAAVGFAAQASFSNIISGIFIVIFKPFRVGDMIRVSDYHGIVEDITLQHTIILNFENKRVIIPNAIISNEYIINDSIQEETVCRWVEVGISYDSDIELATKIIQEEAMKHPSCIDNRTEEQIKKGRHPVNVRLLEFGNSSLNLRAYVWTNDPINAIQMHSDINIAIKKRFDAEGVEIPFPYHTIVYKNDLPPNAKLNADD
- a CDS encoding response regulator transcription factor, with protein sequence MDKISCILVEDEEPAIEIFRNFIADHENIECKAHFYDAFKAQSFLIENQVDVIFLDIQLPGITGMEFLKIVKNRPLVVICSAYAEHAIEAFDFEVFDYLLKPYSKVRFANTVQRLLLQLKKASFHQKDSNNSSIEIKSQNRYFKIFPDEINYIESKREKVIFYLNGNREIISRMTMEEVLSIVPVKSFIRIHRSYIVNSTKIHAISANEVSLGNINIPIGRSYNESVKQFWLSRD
- a CDS encoding histidine kinase, translating into MKLWHFIFWFCYLVILTIISALYDGLWKGAFLMNILRVPLVAICTYIIFYSILKKEKLEIYKKVLFSVICILATGLLIRLNFSIFIFPYYFDQDYTFTFFNWYRIASQYLVIATGIGAFGTFQYLLDKRNWDQRKKLLISEKKQAELNFYKAQIHPHFLFNTLNGIYNEVLKKSDDAAEMLLKVSDILRFMLYECQNRAMPLSKEIELIDNYISLEQMRYGKRLKIKFDINGTENTLKNISPLTLFAFVENSFKHGVSAQKADSYVFINLNAGDKHLIFEIRNSKFEYQKDETGYAKGIGLDNIRSQLNLIYENDYELVQEDKANEFTTYLRIPYLNG
- a CDS encoding VCBS repeat-containing protein — encoded protein: MRSIVLLILFNLSNTANAQIFELRNNGPLSLSNNDSRSANWIDINNDGNLDIFITNGPSFGQNNRVYLGDGNGNWSLDSSLPLSLDNQPSDGATFADAFNNAFLSAFVANWYNKKNLFYYRDSITSYVALNGVAPVNTNSYSETGSFGDYNRDGYLDLYVSNSFNVLNNYLYHNNWDGTFTEINIGIPVTDQYSSRSVNWIDYDNDGDQDLFVSNENNEKNNLYRNDSNGVFTSINTGPLINDQFNSMSSSWADYDNDGDFDVFISNYGANNQLYRNEGNDSFSIVIDTVGNDGGLSFSASWADVDMDGDLDLFVGNAFSSGPKLNAYFYLNNGDGSFTRNSSDTIAKLQMWNYGNAFGDYDLDGDLDLLTANCHSASEKNYVFTNLSSQNTTNAFVGFECIGTISNRSAIGTKIKVKANINGNAIWQLREISAQSSYCGQNMLMTHFGLLDASNVDSLIVEWTNGLKEVYTNINPNSYYKIIEGQGISVISSLAKQEKEQEQIKVYPNPVKNAISIQLNPTFFGYVDIQLMDLNGNNYRKWHFKEISNSGVISLNVDIDKPGIYLLKINNNDNSAVKKLILE
- a CDS encoding NAD(P)-dependent oxidoreductase, coding for MYDTKLKDYQNILITGSSGFVGKALAQKFCTEGFEVLGFSRSNPHIPGIKNISGDILDKIALANAAKDVDIIIHCAAITPHFGRAKGMSQINIEGTRNVVKAANKNKIKRLVFISSEAAYAHPFKDVITENDPIGGIDNYGRSKAEGEKIINSELHDEIESVIIRPAQIYGLGDQSPFTNRVILMLKKDRIITPAFRDSGISLIHIKDVVNGIYTASLSEKTSNKIYNVSSDDKISLEQISLELDPIRQKRNKILKLPVFLIRFLLSLRWLTYSIRFKEVRPIFKLYNKKELTGSLLLGGPYFSNKKMKEELGFEPEITVIDGFKDLLI